The Flavobacterium sp. M31R6 nucleotide sequence TCTTTTTTTAATTGTTAACAAAACTTTGAAAATAATCATCGACAAAACCGTGAAAAACAAATAAAGCGTTCCCAGAGAATAGTGAAAAGCCTTTTGGTTGACGTTTAAACCATAGAAAATCATTTTATGAATTACGTATAATAGGAATGCAATACCCCCTAAAGTTAAAAATGGGAGTGCTTTTTTAAAATTCATTATGCTTTCGATTTTATTGTTTTTTGTTGATTTCGTTTACTTGCCGGATAACATTATACATTGCCAAAACAACGCCTACCATTGCCATCACTTTTACATAATAGACTTTTGTGCTGGGATGATTCTCGTCCAACCAATTTCCAAAATAGGCAAACAGGAAAATAATAACCCCCATTTGGATTGGAATATTAATTAGAGCCAACCATTTATTGTAGTTGTTCTTTTTAGGGTCATTATTCGTTGGCATTTTTTGTTCCTTTAGTGCTATTAGATAACATAACACAGGTTGCATTGAAAGTGGCCCCTGGCTCTACAGATAATTTACCTATAATAACTTCTCCAATAATACTGGCCGATTCTTTAATGTTTAAAGTATCCTCAATCTGAATTTTCCCCTCGAATTTTCCTTCTATGTCTGCCGTATTACAAATGATATCCCCTTTGACACTTCCTGCGGGCCCAATCACCAATTTTCCACTAGATGTAAAATTCCCTATCAGTTCACCGTCTAATCTAAAATCGGCAGGCGAAATTATGTCCCCGTGTATTGTAGTACCTTCCACTATTCTATTAGTTTTTCCTAGAACATCTGTTAACGATTTTGGTTTTGTATCAAACATAATTACGATTTTTTTAGTAAAAGATATTCTTCAAAATTTTTCTTAATTTGAATTATTTTATAATTTTCATTTGAAATGACAATTCCTGGCTGGCTAATTTTGTATTTTTCGTTTTCTGCAAAAAGAGCAGCTACAAATTGGGCATACGATTGGGAATGGATTCCTTGAATAGAAATGAAGCTTTCTTTTTCAGTATAAGAATCACAAGTGTATTTTAACTTCTCCACATTTTCATTGGCAAAAAACA carries:
- a CDS encoding DUF6168 family protein; amino-acid sequence: MNFKKALPFLTLGGIAFLLYVIHKMIFYGLNVNQKAFHYSLGTLYLFFTVLSMIIFKVLLTIKKRSFDNVGMSFLLATSIKMVFCYLILRPLLQVPKPSDPTERINFLILFIVFLTIETLFTIRLVNEKQ
- a CDS encoding AtpZ/AtpI family protein; translation: MPTNNDPKKNNYNKWLALINIPIQMGVIIFLFAYFGNWLDENHPSTKVYYVKVMAMVGVVLAMYNVIRQVNEINKKQ
- a CDS encoding polymer-forming cytoskeletal protein; protein product: MFDTKPKSLTDVLGKTNRIVEGTTIHGDIISPADFRLDGELIGNFTSSGKLVIGPAGSVKGDIICNTADIEGKFEGKIQIEDTLNIKESASIIGEVIIGKLSVEPGATFNATCVMLSNSTKGTKNANE